The following are encoded together in the Bradysia coprophila strain Holo2 unplaced genomic scaffold, BU_Bcop_v1 contig_250, whole genome shotgun sequence genome:
- the LOC119078376 gene encoding uncharacterized protein LOC119078376 produces MNQTQVNEPAIDQSGVHNSPENQLPENNQVIIQPPIQNPCGRMVDYKKLCKSSVNLTRSQIASRHTMNKSYPAYSGEPTKWQMFESAFVNATISCGLTNAENLSRLLECLKGDALNAVQGLLLHPESVPGLMETLRLMFGRPELIIQTLLDEINKSTPPKSDDLKSLVKFAISVQNLCSTIKAFNSVEHLRNPSMLKDLVEKLPTQVKLNWAFYKQTVVDVNLSTLADWLYALATVASDVVITVPDSQADKKIRKDDNKTANYINSTNSLQPVMQVSSNSGAVTKNQKKCPACNRNVCKKLAFCEKFKKMTRQERWRLIKSNNICGCCLGNHRYFNCNQKVTCGVAGCDFFHHVLLHNDSKAKEKVELAAATSEVVQKKVCNSMNGIASTLTYPEIFRIVPKLGLQGTQESLCVKWSFGETQLETDSSRISLQISGVHDGAEKFLLDDVRTVKNLKLPTQSIPKDWLAKYPYFDGIPITPYNNATPQMIIGLRYSKLMVSLKTIEGTWEQPIACKTRLGWVVQGPNDRRILNSNKFSLNMCDCQRSYHGLHQLVKDFFSLEAFGVQVTDSVVESKTIMRARSIMDASTVKIDQHYETALLWRANDITLPKSYDMALRRLECVESKMKKNPILSDRIINYFKDFLDKGYIRKLSFEEQQLQGPRTWCLPVFPVFNPKKPEKLRLVWDGAAKVNGVSLNSQLLPGPDQLVPLPDILRRFREARIGLSTDIIEMFHRVFVNSKDQDAQRFLWRDGDVSKKPDVFVVKVLPFGLTCSPAIAQYVKNKNAESFQQQYPKAVEAIVKNHYVDDMIERAHDVDSAVQLIKDVQFIHRHANFDLRNLISNDREVLEVINGSPEFNDKILVDKLDINVERILGMYWNTNTDTFTYSLRFLKVQDLTDGYRPTKLDVLRTLMSVFDPLGFLTHLLIHAKVILQEIWITNITWDEQIPEALAIKWLRWLEYLKQVESLHISRLYSPRMSPNKPTSIQLHVFVDASLEAYASVAYFRVEDANGVDSCLIGAKSRVAPIKPISVPRLELQGGILGKRFAESILHSHSYLEVEQTTIWCDSKTFVAFRIGEILETKINAQWRWIPSEFNVADDATKTKYLPELRSTSRWFRGPEFLRHSNSNFSFELDEPDFTTNEEVRPYYLLTHVEVPVNKFIEYERFSNWQRLVRTMAYVLRFVSNVKTKQSERRLGVLSSDELLSAECRLFAQVQYDCFREEISIIRSNQTVSMDKYKQLDKTSPIRMCSPYLDDSGVLRVMGRLDKAHTISESVRRPIILIKDHYVTHLVVDWYHRKYLHLHHQTVLNEIRQKFWIPKLRVLLKVIRHNYQKCKNDASVPRVPEMGSIPRERFAVFTRPFTYVGIDYFGPIKVVVNRSNPKRWGALFTCLTTRAIHLEVAHSMDTSSCIMCIRNFIGRRGTPKKVHVDLVQIIGILRKYGPYF; encoded by the exons ATGAATCAAACGCAAGTGAATGAGCCAGCAATTGATCAATCAGGTGTCCATAATTCTCCTGAAAATCAGTTACCAGAGAATAACCAGGTCATCATTCAACCGCCAATACAAAATCCTTGTGGTCGTATGGTCGATTATAAGAAACTATGCAAATCATCGGTCAATTTGACACGAAGTCAGATAGCGTCTCGTCATACAATGAACAAAAGTTATCCTGCATATTCTGGCGAGCCAAcgaagtggcaaatgttcgaGAGTGCATTTGTGAATGCTACAATTTCATGCGGGCTCACCAATGCCGAAAATTTGTCACGCCTTTTAGAATGTTTGAAAGGTGACGCATTAAACGCTGTTCAAGGATTATTGCTACATCCAGAATCAGTTCCTGGGCTTATGGAAACATTACGACTTATGTTTGGTCGACCTGAATTGATAATTCAAACGCTATTGGATGAAATCAACAAATCGACTCCACCGAAATCTGATGATTTGAAATCGCTAGTCAAATTTGCGATTTCTGTTCAGAATTTATGTTCGACAATAAAAGCATTTAATTCTGTCGAACATCTGCGAAACCCGTCAATGTTGAAGGATCTAGTCGAAAAACTGCCTACGCAAGTTAAGCTCAATTGGGCATTTTATAAACAAACCGTTGTTGATGTCAATTTGTCAACACTGGCGGATTGGTTGTACGCGTTGGCTACGGTTGCCAGTGACGTCGTTATAACAGTTCCTGATTCACAAGCTGATAAGAAAATACGAAAGGATGATAACAAGACAGCGAATTACatcaattcaacaaattcGCTCCAGCCCGTGATGCAAGTTTCATCAAATTCTGGTGCAGTGacaaaaaaccaaaagaaGTGTCCTGCGTGCAATCGAAATGTCTGCAAAAAATTGGCTTTTTGTGAAAAGTTCAAGAAGATGACTCGACAAGAAAGATGGAGACTGATAAAAAGCAACAATATTTGCGGTTGTTGCTTAGGCAATCATCGATACTTTAATTGCAATCAAAAAGTTACGTGTGGTGTTGCTGGCTGTGATTTTTTTCATCACGTTTTACTGCACAATGATTCCAAAGCAAAGGAGAAGGTGGAATTAGCGGCTGCTACAAGTGAAGTGGTTCAAAAGAAAGTCTGCAATTCGATGAATGGAATTGCCTCAACTTTGACTTATCCAGAAATATTTCGGATTGTTCCG AAACTTGGTCTGCAAGGCACCCAAGAAAGTTTATGTGTAAAATGGTCGTTTGGTGAAACGCAATTGGAAACAGATTCTAGTCGAATTTCGTTACAAATCAGTGGTGTACATGACGGCGCTGAAAAGTTTCTACTCGACGATGTGCGCACTGTCAAGAATCTAAAGTTGCCAACACAATCAATACCCAAAGATTGGCttgcaaaatatccatattTCGATGGCATTCCGATCACTCCATACAATAATGCGACTCCGCAAATGATCATAGGTCTGCGATATTCAAAATTGATGGTGTCATTGAAGACAATCGAGGGCACCTGGGAACAACCGATTGCTTGTAAAACACGGCTTGGATGGGTCGTTCAAGGACCGAATGATAGaagaattttgaattcaaaCAAATTCAGCCTGAATATGTGCGATTGCCAGCGATCGTATCACGGTCTTCATCAGTTggtaaaggattttttttcattggaGGCATTTGGTGTGCAAGTCACAGATTCCGTCGTTGAATCAAAAACAATTATGAGAGCCCGAAGCATTATGGATGCATCAACTGTGAAGATCGATCAGCACTACGAGACAGCTTTATTGTGGAGGGCAAACGATATCACATTGCCAAAGAGTTACGATATGGCTCTTCGTCGATTGGAGTGTGTCGAATCgaagatgaagaaaaatccaattttgtcGGACCGTAtaatcaactacttcaaagATTTTCTCGACAAAGGATATATCCGGAAGCTATCGTTCGAAGAGCAACAGTTGCAAGGCCCACGCACTTGGTGTTTGCCAGTTTTTCCTGTCTTTAATCCCAAGAAACCCGAAAAGTTACGTTTGGTATGGGACGGTGCTGCAAAAGTCAATGGGGTGTCGCTAAATTCGCAATTGTTACCTGGACCTGATCAATTGGTTCCCCTTCCGGACATTCTGCGTCGTTTTCGTGAAGCAAGGATTGGTCTAAGTACGGACATTATTGAAATGTTTCATCGCGTCTTTGTGAATTCAAAGGATCAAGACGCACAGCGATTTTTGTGGAGAGATGGCGACGTATCGAAGAAACCCGATGTGTTTGTTGTGAAAGTTTTACCGTTTGGTTTAACATGCTCGCCGGCTATTGCGCAATACGTGAAGAACAAAAATGCTGAGTCGTTTCAACAACAATATCCAAAGGCTGTCGAGGCTATAGTGAAAAATCATTACGTGGACGACATGATTGAACGAGCTCACGACGTAGATTCTGCGGTTCAGCTGATCAAAGACGTACAATTTATTCACCGACatgcaaattttgatttacGCAATTTGATATCAAATGATCGTGAAGTATTGGAGGTGATTAATGGAAGTCCTGaattcaatgacaaaattttggttgacaAGCTGGACATCAATGTTGAAAGAATTTTGGGAATGT attggAATACGAATACAGACACATTCACGTATTCACTTCGGTTCCTGAAAGTGCAAGACTTGACAGATGGATATCGTCCAACGAAACTAGATGTGCTTCGAACTTTAATGTCAGTTTTTGATCCGTTGGGTTTTCTGACACATTTGCTGATACATGCCAAAGTGATTTTGCAAGAGATTTGGATTACAAACATCACATGGGACGAACAGATTCCTGAAGCATTAGCAATAAAGTGGTTACGTTGGCTCGAATATTTGAAGCAAGTGGAATCTCTACACATTTCTCGTTTGTACTCACCACGTATGTCACCTAACAAACCGACTTCGATTCAATTACATGTTTTTGTTGACGCAAGCCTGGAGGCATATGCATCAGTTGCATATTTTCGAGTTGAAGATGCCAATGGAGTTGACAGTTGCCTGATTGGTGCAAAGTCACGAGTCGCTCCGATTAAGCCAATTTCTGTTCCGCGTTTGGAATTACAAGGTGGAATTCTTGGTAAACGATTTGCCGAGAGCATTTTACACAGCCATTCGTATTTGGAGGTTGAACAGACAACGATATGGTGCGATTCGAAAACT TTTGTTGCATTCCGTATTGGAGAGATTTTGGAGACGAAAATTAATGCTCAATGGCGCTGGATTCCTTCCGAATTTAATGTTGCTGACGATGCGACTAAAACTAAGTATTTGCCAGAGTTACGTTCCACATCCCGCTGGTTTCGTGGTCCCGAATTTTTGCGACATTCGAATtccaatttttcgtttgaattggACGAACCTGATTTCACGACAAATGAAGAAGTTCGGCCGTATTATTTGTTGACACATGTGGAAGTTCCAGTAAACAAGTTCATTGAATACGAACGATTTTCTAATTGGCAACGGTTGGTCCGGACTATGGCATATGTTTTGCGGTTTGTTTCAAATGTCAAGACGAAACAATCAGAACGCCGTCTTGGTGTACTGTCAAGTGATGAATTGCTGTCAGCAGAATGTCGTTTGTTTGCTCAAGTTCAATACGACTGTTTTCGAGAGGAAATCTCTATAATTCGTTCTAATCAAACCGTCTCCATGGATAAATACAAACAGCTTGACAAAACGAGTCCAATTCGTATGTGCTCACCGTATTTGGACGATTCTGGTGTTCTTCGTGTCATGGGTCGGCTAGACAAAGCGCATACGATTTCTGAATCGGTTCGGCGACCGATAATTTTGATTAAAGATCATTATGTAACGCATTTGGTTGTCGATTGGTATCACCGCAAGTATCTTCATTTGCATCATCAGACGGTGCTTAACGAAATAAGGCAAAAATTTTGGATTCCAAAGTTACGAGTTCTTTTGAAAGTTATACGTCACAATTACCAAAAGTGCAAGAATGATGCATCAGTTCCTCGTGTTCCGGAAATGGGATCAATTCCACGCGAACGATTTGCAGTTTTCACTCGACCATTCACATATGTCGGAATCGATTATTTTGGACCGataaaagttgttgttaatcGCAGTAACCCGAAACGTTGGGGTGCTCTTTTTACCTGCTTGACAACTCGTGCTATTCATCTGGAAGTTGCTCATTCTATGGACACAAGTTCCTGCATTATGTGCATTCGCAACTTTATTGGACGTAGGGGTACGCCCAAGAAGGTTCATGTCGACTTGGTGCAAATCATTGGAATTTTGCGGAAGTATGGGCCATACTTCTAG